The Roseofilum capinflatum BLCC-M114 genome includes a window with the following:
- a CDS encoding DUF2470 domain-containing protein: MSDVITAQVSDRICKHMNEDHAEAIALYAQTFGQMPLTSSAKMEAIDPDGMDLTAQIEGKSVSLRIAFDHQLVDSEDAHQTLIAMVKQARQKASA, translated from the coding sequence ATGTCTGATGTCATTACAGCTCAAGTGAGCGATCGCATATGTAAGCATATGAATGAAGACCATGCGGAGGCGATCGCCCTATATGCCCAAACCTTTGGGCAAATGCCTTTAACCAGTAGCGCTAAAATGGAGGCGATCGACCCTGACGGTATGGATCTTACCGCTCAAATTGAAGGAAAATCGGTTTCCTTACGAATTGCCTTCGATCATCAATTGGTGGACTCTGAAGACGCTCACCAAACTTTAATCGCTATGGTGAAACAAGCCAGGCAAAAGGCTTCGGCTTAA
- a CDS encoding D-alanyl-D-alanine carboxypeptidase — MILRVVARASALTLLPAIAAFGLIGCESEDAFIPPAPPPDVSQPDVPPTPEVVTPSPSPSPTPVAQPTTQLAAPENPDPQVNAQVQQTLDTMANKGYPKASQGVWMQSGETLLANHQGTTPLPAASLTKIATTLAVLDTFGPKHQFVTQIGHTGTLENGVINGDLVIIGDRDPFFVWEDAIALGNALTNLGIKQVTGDLVIVGSFYMNYEDNPKTSGALLRQGLNVQLWPNQAYLQYETLPDDTPQPEVSASGLIKTVTTAPANLKPLLRYSSLPVAELLKKMNQYSNNPMAEMFANMVGGAGLVSQKAATVAGIPPAEIKLINGSGLGEENQMSPRAAVGLFLGIQKILQPHQMNVADVVAIVGQDEGILRSRPLPKFAVVKSGSLYVVSTLAGALPTAQNDIVWFALLNGGSYYEDFREEQETFLNQLVSQWGAVSSLPEDLQPGLSPTSGSRIENVQ, encoded by the coding sequence ATGATATTGCGTGTCGTTGCTCGTGCAAGTGCTTTAACCCTTTTACCGGCGATCGCCGCATTTGGGCTGATCGGCTGCGAATCAGAGGATGCCTTTATCCCTCCAGCGCCACCCCCCGATGTTTCTCAACCCGATGTTCCCCCAACTCCAGAGGTCGTCACACCCAGTCCCTCACCCAGTCCCACACCAGTCGCTCAACCCACAACTCAACTCGCAGCGCCAGAAAATCCCGATCCCCAGGTAAATGCCCAAGTCCAGCAAACCCTAGATACCATGGCGAACAAGGGTTATCCCAAAGCCAGTCAAGGGGTATGGATGCAGTCGGGAGAAACCTTACTCGCCAACCATCAAGGTACAACCCCATTACCAGCCGCCTCCTTAACCAAAATCGCCACCACCTTAGCCGTATTAGACACTTTCGGCCCCAAACATCAATTTGTCACCCAAATTGGCCATACCGGCACTCTGGAGAATGGAGTGATTAACGGTGATTTAGTGATTATCGGCGATCGCGACCCATTTTTTGTTTGGGAAGATGCGATCGCCCTCGGTAACGCCCTCACCAATCTGGGAATCAAACAAGTAACCGGAGATTTAGTCATTGTCGGTTCATTTTACATGAACTATGAAGACAACCCCAAAACCTCCGGCGCACTATTACGCCAAGGTCTAAACGTCCAACTTTGGCCCAACCAAGCCTATCTGCAATACGAAACCCTACCCGACGACACCCCCCAACCGGAAGTGAGCGCCAGTGGTTTAATCAAAACCGTCACCACAGCACCCGCGAACCTTAAACCCCTGCTGCGCTATTCCTCCCTCCCCGTAGCCGAATTGCTCAAAAAAATGAACCAATACAGCAACAATCCCATGGCAGAAATGTTTGCCAATATGGTCGGAGGAGCAGGACTCGTTTCCCAAAAAGCCGCCACTGTTGCCGGTATCCCCCCCGCCGAGATTAAACTGATTAATGGGTCAGGATTAGGCGAAGAAAACCAAATGTCCCCACGAGCAGCAGTCGGTTTATTCCTAGGCATACAAAAAATTTTGCAACCCCATCAAATGAATGTTGCTGATGTCGTTGCCATTGTCGGACAAGACGAAGGCATCTTAAGATCTCGCCCCTTACCCAAATTTGCCGTCGTCAAATCCGGCAGTCTCTACGTCGTCAGCACCCTTGCCGGAGCCTTACCCACCGCCCAAAACGATATCGTCTGGTTTGCCCTCTTGAATGGCGGTAGCTATTACGAAGATTTCCGTGAAGAGCAAGAAACCTTCCTCAACCAACTCGTCAGCCAATGGGGAGCCGTATCGAGCCTACCGGAAGACTTACAACCGGGCTTATCCCCAACTTCTGGCTCTCGCATTGAAAATGTGCAATAA
- a CDS encoding carotenoid oxygenase family protein, with product MRLDSSPSLSYDLHQWSQGYQSQPHEYDYWIEDIEGEIPQDLDGTLLRNGPGLLDIGGYPIAHPFDGDGMVSAIAFREGRAHYRNRFVRTHGYVEEQKAGKPLYRGVFGTQKPGGWLANLFDLRMKNLANTHIIYWGDRLLALWEGAEPHRLDPQTLDTLGLDHLDGLLKPGQAFSAHPKIDPYGDRGNPCLVNFSIQPGLNSQLTIWELNLKGQPLRQSTHEIPGFCFIHDFAITPHYYLFLQNPVSFNPLPFFFGLRGPGECIDFDRQSLTKVWVIPRQGNQPIKKIEIESGFVFHHVNAFEAENQIILDSIGYNSFPEVEPGSDFRYTDFNQLAPSQLWRFRLDLTHLRGDCQLIESRCCEFPQIHPQWVGKDHRYVYLGAAHHHQGSAPLQGILKRDNQSGESQFWSAAPHGFVSEPVFIPQPGSEGEDRGWLISIVYESQKHRSDIIILDAQHLERGPTARLHLQHHIPYGLHGSWSPKQQLGIG from the coding sequence ATGCGACTCGATTCTAGCCCATCCTTATCCTACGATCTGCACCAGTGGAGTCAAGGATACCAATCTCAACCCCATGAATACGATTATTGGATCGAAGATATAGAAGGGGAAATTCCCCAAGATTTAGATGGAACCCTGCTACGCAATGGCCCCGGATTGTTAGATATTGGCGGCTATCCGATCGCCCATCCCTTTGATGGAGACGGGATGGTGAGTGCGATCGCCTTTAGGGAAGGTCGGGCCCACTATCGTAATCGTTTTGTGCGTACCCACGGATATGTAGAGGAACAAAAAGCCGGTAAACCTCTCTATCGCGGCGTATTTGGCACTCAAAAACCGGGGGGATGGTTAGCTAATCTCTTTGACCTGCGGATGAAGAATTTAGCTAATACCCATATCATTTATTGGGGCGATCGCCTTTTAGCGCTTTGGGAAGGAGCAGAACCCCACCGTCTCGATCCGCAAACCTTAGACACCTTGGGATTAGACCATCTTGACGGCCTCTTAAAACCCGGTCAAGCCTTTTCTGCCCATCCCAAAATCGACCCGTATGGCGATCGAGGTAACCCCTGTTTAGTCAACTTCTCCATTCAACCTGGCTTAAACAGTCAACTCACCATCTGGGAATTGAACCTTAAAGGTCAACCCCTACGCCAAAGTACCCATGAAATTCCTGGATTCTGCTTTATCCACGATTTCGCCATTACGCCTCACTATTATCTGTTTTTGCAAAATCCAGTATCCTTTAATCCCCTTCCCTTCTTCTTCGGACTGCGCGGCCCGGGAGAATGTATTGACTTCGATCGCCAAAGTTTAACAAAAGTTTGGGTAATTCCCCGCCAAGGAAATCAACCGATCAAAAAGATAGAAATTGAATCTGGATTTGTGTTTCACCATGTGAATGCCTTTGAAGCAGAAAACCAAATTATTTTAGATTCAATCGGTTACAACTCTTTTCCGGAAGTCGAACCGGGCAGTGATTTTCGTTACACAGATTTTAATCAACTTGCACCTAGCCAATTATGGCGTTTTCGACTAGACTTAACTCACCTAAGAGGCGATTGCCAACTTATAGAATCCCGATGTTGTGAGTTTCCCCAGATTCATCCTCAATGGGTGGGAAAAGACCACCGTTATGTCTATTTAGGAGCCGCTCATCACCATCAGGGTAGCGCTCCCCTACAAGGGATTCTCAAGCGGGATAACCAGTCTGGAGAATCCCAATTTTGGAGTGCTGCACCCCATGGTTTTGTCAGTGAACCCGTTTTTATTCCTCAACCGGGATCGGAGGGTGAAGATAGGGGTTGGCTCATCTCTATTGTTTACGAAAGCCAAAAGCATCGCTCTGATATTATTATCTTAGATGCCCAACACCTAGAACGGGGGCCTACCGCACGACTCCATCTGCAACATCATATTCCCTATGGATTACATGGGAGCTGGAGTCCTAAGCAACAACTGGGAATTGGTTGA